In Triplophysa rosa linkage group LG7, Trosa_1v2, whole genome shotgun sequence, the following proteins share a genomic window:
- the LOC130557199 gene encoding polyadenylate-binding protein 1A-like: MMEAGRSRGFGFVSFFTLEDATTAASVMNGRMVAGRALRVTLSHHNEQKTQPEKQDSSSESLPAGQFTSAVPQVQKRLDVHPENLLALQPISRQAAACILAQSESLRPLMPGCRPVGCCSYSASVPAGSSGHSVLLGQCSCFQCCQIGWTISSPKAQ, translated from the exons ATGATGGAGGCCGGACGCAGCAGAGGGTTTGGATTTGTCAGCTTCTTCACCCTTGAAGATGCGACTACCGCTGCGTCGGTCATGAACGGGCGTATGGTTGCCGGCAGGGCGTTGCGGGTCACTCTGTCTCACCACAATGAGCAGAAGACCCAGCCTGAGAAGCAGGACAGCAGCAGTGAATCACTTCCTGCTGGACAGTTTACGTCTGCTGTTCCTCAA gtTCAAAAGCGCCTCGACGTTCACCCTGAAAACCTGCTGGCGCTCCAGCCCATCAGTCGTCAGGCAGCAGCGTGCATCCTCGCTCAGA GTGAGAGTCTCCGCCCACTGATGCCTGGCTGTCGTCCTGTTGGATGCTGTTCATACTCAGCCTCCGTGCCTGCTGGTTCATCAGGTCATTCTGTACTACTGGGTCAGTGCTCATGCttccagtgttgccagattgggtggacaatttccagcccaaaggctcaataa